The Gloeomargarita lithophora Alchichica-D10 genomic sequence TTAATTAGTATAGCTCAAAATAATTTCTACCAGAACGGGGGGAACTCCATTATCATGCAAAGTGTAGTGATAGTGCCTATCTCCCTATGAACCCCCGTGTCCTACGCCAGAATTTGCGGGACTCCGAGCGCTACTTCCGTAAAAGTTTTGGGCGGGAAGCGGAGGTGGAGCCGATATTACGAGATGAGTACCAAAGCACCCTAATTCAGCGGCTACGGAGCCAGAACTACACGCTCACCCAGGGGGATGTGACGATTCGCTTGGCGGAGGCGTTTGGGTTTTGTTGGGGGGTGGAGCGGGCGATTGCCATGGCCTATGAAACCCGCAGGCAGTTTCCCGATGCCCGGATTTGGATTACCAATGAGATTATTCACAACCCCTCGGTGAATGAGAATTTACGGCAGATGCAGATTGAATTTGTGCCGGTGGTGGCGGGGGGACAAAAGGATTTTAGCGGGGTGAATCGGGGGGCGGTGGTGATTTTGCCTGCGTTTGGGGCGAGTGTCCAAGAAATGGAATTGCTCCACGAACGGGAATGTGTGATCGTGGATACCACCTGCCCCTGGGTTTCTAAGGTATGGAATCGGGTGGGCAAGCATCGCAAGGGGGGCTACACTTCGATTATTCACGGCAAGTATCAGCATGAGGAAACGATTGCTACCAGTTCCCATGCGGAGCGGTATTTGGTGGTGCTGAATTTGGAAGAAGCTGCGTACGTGGCTAAGTACATTTTGCATGGCGGTGACCGGCAGGAGTTTTTCGCCAAGTTCTCCAATGCCTGTTCGGAGGGGTTTGACCCGGATCAGGATTTGGAACGGGTGGGGGTGGCGAATCAAACCACCATGCTCAAGGGGGAAACGGAGGCGATTGGGAAGCTATTTGAACATACGATGCTCCAGAGGTATGGGCCGGTAAACTTGCATGAACATTTCCTGAGTTTTAATACCATTTGCGATGCCACCCAGGAGCGTCAGGATGCCATGTTTGGTCTGGTGGAAAATTCTTTAGATGTGATGGTAGTGATTGGGGGATTTAATTCTTCTAATACGACGCATTTACAAGAAATTGCCATCGAATATGGGATTCCTTCCTATCATATTGACAGTGCCGACCGCATCGGGCCGGGGAACCGGGTGCAACATAAGCCTCTTAGCCCCGACCTGCATTACCTGGAAATGGCGGAACCCTGGCTACCAGCGGGGGTGATCACGGTGGGGGTGACTTCGGGGGCTTCGACCCCGGATAAGGTGGTGGCGGATGTGATTGCCAAAATTTTTGAGATCAAGGGTTGAGATACGCCCGCCAGCCCTGCTGACTGAGCCGTTCCTGTTTCTCTAGCACCTGTTGGGTGAGGTTTTGGCGGTAGGTCTGGATGCGCTTGAGTAAATCCCCATCCCCACAGGCGAGGATTTGCACGGCGAGTAAGCCCGCATTGGTGGCATTGCCAATGGCGACGGTGGCGACGGGAATCCCCTTGGGCATTTGTACCATCGAGTACAGCGCATCCACCCCCTGCAAATGCGGGCTGGCAATCGGCACCCCAATCACGGGTAGGGGGGTCAAAGCGGCGACCATACCGGGGAGATGGGCGGCTCCCCCGGCTCCGGCAACAATCACCCGGAGTCCCCGTTGGTGGGCGGTTTCAGCGTAGGTGACCATCCGGTGGGGGGTGCGATGGGCGGAAACAATCGCCAAGTCGTAGGCCAGGTGAAAATCCTCACAGACCTGGGCGCACTGGTGCATCACCGGCAAGTCTGAATCGCTTCCCATAATGATTCCCACCACAGCCATATTGCCCCCCAAGTTGCCCTTCCATCATAGGCGGTGGGTAGTAAAATAATTCAGGTGGCTATGGGGGGCAATGGTGGTGAAACGGCCTATCGTGCTGGGCATATTGGGGGTAGGGGCGGCGGTCGGTTTGGGTTTAGGATTGACCAACCCTTCTGAGCAGGAATTTATCGGTTTTGCCTTTGTTACCCTGCGCCAAGAACTCTGCCCCCGGTTGCCGGACATTCTCAAGGAAGCCACGGAGAGCCAGGAAATTCCCCAGTTTTTGACCACCTATCTCAATCAATCCTGTAGCGATATTTTAACGGCCATTCGGGGGACTACCGAGGATTTTTTACGCCGCAATACCCGGGTGCAAAATTATGTTTTATTTAGCCTATACACCACCGACCTTTTTGGTAGCAAATATCGCACGATTGGCATTGCCCGGCAATTTATCACCATCCCAGAGAAATAGACCGTTACAATGACATTAGGTCGTTGGGAGTTGTGCCCTTGATTTCTCCAAGTTGGCAATATCCGATTTTTGGGCCAGAGATTGCCTGTCCCCATTGTCGGCAGATGATTCCCGCCTTGACCCTGACGGATACCTATCTGTGTCCCCGGCATGGGGCGTTTGAATCCAACCCGGACACCGGGGAATTGGTGCATCTGCAATCGGGGCGGCGCTGGCGCCAGTGGCAACAGCATTGGTACCGGCAACATACCCACCCGGATGGGATTCGTTTTGAAATTCACGAAGCGTTGGATCAACTGTATAGCCAGGGTTATCGGGCGACCAAGGTCACCATCGCCCAACGCTACCAGGAATTGATGACGGGTTACTTAGAAAAAGCCAACCGCCCCGGCGAAGAGGGCTGTCGCTATCGCCTGTATGGTCTGCCGGTCGTGTTCAGCCCTGACCCGGAGGCGGAACCCTCCTGGGAGGTGGTCAATTTTTGCTTGGATAAGGAACCCGGCACCCCCGTCCGGTACCCCTACCTGCGTTTATTCGATTGATAAGCCGCCCAACCCCAATCAATTCACCGGCACCACGATTTCCACCAAAATAGAATCCGCACCATAACCCGCCGGCCCAGAACCGGGGTCACCGCCGGTTAATCCTGGGCCAAATTGCACCCCAAAGGGCAACGGCCAGCCCCCCGGTTTTTCCTGGCGCAAACGAATTTGGGCATTGCCGCCCTGGCCATAATTCACATTGCCGGTGGTGCGGGCACGGGTGGGCAAATCCGCCGCCCGACCCTTCGATTCTTGGGCAATTCCCGCCGGGGCAATGACCAGACAAAATACAACCGTATTAAGGACGCTTAGTCGCCACCGCAATCCGTACCCCCGGAATTTGCCGCAGTTGATCCATAATGGCCACCACTTGTCCATAGTTGGCTTCCCGGTCTGCATTGATTACCACCACCGTATTTTGACCCGTCGGTACCAACGCCCGTACCTGGTTTTGGACTTCACCCACGGGCACCGTTTTTTGGTTAATGGCTACGGTTCCCTCGCGGGTTAAACTCACCGTCACCGGGGGGGCATCCTGCACCTGCGCTGTACTGGCTCCGGGTAAATTTACCGGCAAACTTTCTAGGCGGGTGAGGGACAGGGTACTAACAATAAAATACACCAAAATTGCAAAAATCACATCAATCATGGGCACGATGTTGATCTGCGCCGGGGCTTCATTCTCCTCGTTGAGCCGCATTGATCCCTCCTTTTTCGTAAGCGTGGCGATAAATTAATTCCAACTGTCCCCCGTATTCTTGGATCAGGGCGATTTGGCGTTGGTACAACCCCCGGAAGGTGTTGGCAAACAGCAGGGTCGCCATCGCTACCACCAGCCCCGCCGCCGTGGAAATCAGGGCTTCACCGATCCCCGCCGTTACCGCCGCCGACTGGGTGCCCCCCAAATCCCCCAAACGCAGGTTGGCCAAACTGGTGATCAGCCCCAACACCGTGCCCAACAGTCCCAGCAGGGGCGACAGGCTAATAATGGTTTCAAATACGGTATTAAAGCGTTTGATTAGGGGCAGTTCGGCCTGGGCTGCTGTTTCGAGGGCGAGGCGAAATTCCTCCGGGTTGGGTTGATCCAGTTCTAGGGCGGACAAAAAAATGCGCGCCAGGGGGAAATGGCTGTTTTGTTTGAGTAAAATTACGGCGGAGCGGGGACTCCGTTCATACAGGGAAAGGGTTTCCTGGACAATTTCGGGCTGGCGGGTATTGACCCGTACCCAAAACACCAACCGTTCCAAGACCAATGCCAGCGCCAGGATGGAGAATCCCAGCAAGGGCCACATGACAATTCCGCCGGCGGCAAACAAGCGACTGGCAACTTCCATCTGTGACCTCACACGGATTTACGCAAGGGAACCTCTCCCAGTGTAAGCGGTCGGGTTCCAGCGTTCCCTAAAAACCATACCAACTGCGGGGGGTTTGGATGACGGAGTTGTTGACATAGATATTGAAGGTAAATTCGATTTCCAGTTGGTTGTGGGGAAATTGCTCCGGCAGGGTGCCAAAGGGAGCCGCCCGTTGGATGGCCAGGATGGTTTCCGTGTCGGTTTGGGGGTTACCGGAAGTTTGTAGCACCCGCATATTGGAAATCTGCCCGCTGCGGCTGATGGTAAAGCCGATTACCGCCTGTCGCCGTTGATCCGGGGTGTTGGGGTTCCAGCGTTCCTGTACCCGGCGGCGCAGGTTGGAAAGATAAGGGCCGAGGTTCACTTCTTGGCGGGCGGCTAACTGGGTGGGGCCGGGGGCGTTGCGGGTGGTGTTGGCTTCCTGATTCAGGGGGGCTTGGCGGGCATCTTTGCTGATGCTTCCCCCCAGGAGGGAGGCATTTCCCTTGGGTGAGGTAGGGGCGGCGGCGACTTTTGGCGGAGTTGGTGCCGAATTGGTCGGGGGTTGCGGGTTAGGACGGCTGACGGCGGGAGCCGGTTGGGGACGGGGGGCAGGTTGGGCAGGTTGGGTAACCGTAGGATTCGGGCTGGCCTGGGGGACGGGCACTTNNNNNNNNNNNNNNNNNNNNNNNNNNNNNNNNNNNNNNNNNNNNNNNNNNNNNNNNNNNNNNNNNNNNNNNNNNNNNNNNNNNNNNNNNNNNNNNNNNNNNNNNNNNNNNNNNNNNNNNNNNNNNNNNNNNNNNNNNNNNNNNNNNNNNNNNNNNNNNNNNNNNNNNNNNNNNNNNNNNNNNNNNNNNNNNNNNNNNNNNNNNNNNNNNNNNNNNNNNNNNNNNNNNNNNNNNNNNNNNNNNNNNNNNNNNNNNNNNNNNNNNNNNCGGGGCGGGGCGGTAAGGGCAACAATGGGCGGGGCGGTAACAACCGGGCGAGGGGTTGGGGTTTCGGTTCCGGTTGGGCAACCGGGCTGGGAACGGGTTGCGGGGGTTGGGGTTTAGGTTCCGGTTGGGCAATGGGGCTGGGAACGGGTTCTGGGGGCGGCTCTGCCTGGGCAATGGGGCTGGGGACAGGTTCCGGTTGGGGCTGGGGTTGGGGTTCCGCTTGCGCCACCGGGCTGGGGGCGGGTTCGGGTGGGGATTCTGGTTGGGGGGCGGGCTGGGTCGCCGCACTGGCCGTTTCCCGTTGGGTGGTTTCTATATTCCGGGGGGCATCGGGGCGCACTGTCCCCTGGGCGACCGTATTCCGAGCCGCGCGATTGGGGGTTTCCGGGGGTGGGGTTTCGTCAATTTGTACCTTGGGCGCATCCACAATTTCAATCGGGGGCGGCTCCTCGGCTTTGGGCATTTCCAAGGTTGGGTCAGCCCACTGCAACGCCAGAATGACCACCCCATGCAGTACCAGAGAAAGGCCACCGTAGAGCCATAGATTGGCCGGTTGTCGCCGCCGCCATCGCCACGTGGAAACCATGACCCCACACCCTAGTTTGGCTTACTGAGTTGATTCACCCTGTATCTTAACAAATTCGTATCAGAGCCGTTGCTTGGCCATTTGTTTCATACTAGAAAGGGTCAGTCATGGGATTTTTTGTGGGGCAATACTCGGCAAAGTTGGGTCGTCCGGGGGGGGATTGGCAATTACTCAAACATCTGGGGCGGTATGCGGTTCACTACCGTAAATTGCTGGTACTGGCTTTTGTTTTACTCCTGCCTTTGGCCTTCGCCAGTGCCATCCAGCCGGTGTTAATTGGGCAGACCATTTCCCTGATTCGTCAAGAGCCGGTAGCGGCATTTTTGGCCCAACGTTCCCTGGCGCAAGGATTGCAATTTATCGCTCTGTTACTGTTAGTTACGGTGATACTACGTTTGAGCTTACAGGGTATTCAAAGTTATCTTATCCAAAAGGTTGGTCAAAATATTACGGCGGATATTCGCCAGGATTTGTTTAACCATGTGCTGGTATTGCCCATGACCTATTTCGACCGCACACCGGTGGGCAAATTGATCACCCGTTTGACCAGTGATGTGGAAGCCCTGGGGGATGTATTCGCCACCGGAGCCGTCGGTATTTTAATTGATATTTTTACAATTATAGCCATTGCCGTCATTATGTTTATGGAGCAGTGGATATTGGCTTTAGTTTTATTAGTTTTATTGATACCTGTCACCGGATTGATTACTTATTTTCAAGCCCAGTTTCGTAAAGCAAATTATCAATCTCGTGAAGAGTTATCCCGCTTAAACACCCTAATTCAAGAGAACATTCAGGGGGTGAACATCGTGCAAATTTTTGGCCGGGAACGGTATAATTCCTATCTATTTCGCAAGATCAATCAACGCTATAACCGCGAGGTAGATAAAACGATTTTCCATGATTCGGCTATTTCTGCGACTTTGGAGTGGATTGCTCTGGTGGCTACCGCTGTTGTCTTGATTGTGGGGGGGTGGTTGGTGTTAGGAGATAATCTTACTTTTGGGGTGTTGGCGAGTTTTATTTTATTTGCCCAAAGATTATTTGACCCCCTGCGGGAATTGGCGGAGAAATTTACCCTAATTCAGTCGGGTTTAACGGCGGTCGAGCGCATTCAAGAAATTCTCACCCAGCCGGTGAGTATCCGTGACCCGCTGGTACCGTTGATTTTACCGGCACAAGGGGGGGGCAAAATTCATTTTGAGGGGGTTTCTTTTGGGTATAAAAATGATGAATTGGCGATCAAAAATTTAGATTTTACGATTCAACCGGGGGAAAAAATCGCCTTGGTCGGGCCGACGGGAGCGGGGAAAAGTTCGGTGATTCGGCTAATGTGTCGTTTGTATGAACCCAACCAGGGTCGGATTTCCATTGATGGTATTGATATTCGGCAACTTGCCCAAGGGGATTTGCGGCGGTATGTGGGGGTGATTTTGCAAGACCCATTTTTATTTAGCGGCGATATTTTGAGCAATATCGTGTTAGGGGAATCCTATTCTTTAGAGGCGGTGGAGGCGATTACCCAGCAGTTAAATTTACATGAATTTATTGCTTCTTTACCCCAGGGATACCATACCCCGGTGCGCCAGCGGGGGAGTAATTTATCCACGGGACAAAAGCAGTTGATTGCCTTTGCCCGGGTGGCGATTCGTCAGCCCCGAATTTTGGTTTTGGATGAGGCCACCGCCAGCCTGGACGTGGGGACAGAAGCCCTGATCCAAACCGCCTTGCAAACCCTACTGCAACAACGAACGGCGGTAATTATTGCCCATCGGTTGTCCACGATTCGCCGGGTGGATCGCATTTTTGTCTTGAAATCCGGCCAGTTGATCGAATCCGGTTCCCATCAGGAATTGCTCACCCAGCAGGGGCTTTATGCCCATTTACATCGGATGCAATTTCAAGGGGCGGGGGTTGGCTAATTGCCAATTCAGGGTATGATGACAAATGTTCATACCGGGTCAAAACATGGCAGACATAACAGAATTGATGCTCAAACGGGCGGTGAATATCAAGGTTATCGTTACCCCCCGTTGGAAGGATGAAACCCTACAAATTTTGCAATCCCAGATCAATCAAATTGATACCCGTACCCAACAGATTGATGGGCAGGTACAACGGGCGATGACGGAACTAAAAAAGCAACCCCCCAGCCCCCAATTAACGGAGCAGATTAGCTCGATTCAATTTCAAGCCAACGAGGAAAAAAGCAAACTTCTGGATCAAAAAAATCAAATTCTCACCCAACTTACCCAGGTGCAAACCCTGGAGATGGAACAGGAGGTGAACCAGGGACAGTTGGATGGTTATTTCACCGTGCAAGTGGGGGAAAATCTGATCGAAAAAATGCAGGTTGACGTGGTGGTTCGTGATGGGGTAGTGCAGGAACTACGGGGGATTATTTAAGTGCATTCTGGGCGGTGACCAGGGTATCGCCACTGCCCAAGGACCAGAGGGCGGCCAGGGCTTGGGCTTGGCTGACGGGTTTCTCAGGCAAAAACAGGCGCGTCCGTCCCCACACCCGCCGCACCGTGCTGGGTTCATGGTTGGCATCGGCGACCAAGGCCGCCAAAGTCGGGGGGTTAAGTTTGGCCGCATCCTGAAAGCCCCAGAGTTTGCTCACCTCGGCCACACTGCCGGGGGGCAAAGCACCAGGCACATCCAGGCTCACCTTCCAGGCCACCAGGGTTGCGCGGTTCAGGGGCTGGTCGGGTTGGAAGCGGGTGGGCGCCGGACTCTGGGTGAACCGGCTGGGGATAATGCCCGCTTCGGCCAAGCCTTGAATGGCGGCAAAATCCGGGTCGGAGCGGGGAACATCGGCAAACAAAGGCGTACTGCCACTGGTGGCGGGTCGGACTTGCCGTTCGATCTGGTCTGGGTAAAGCCGTTGTTGGACGGCCAGCAACCACCGGGCGAACTGGCGGCGGGTCACGGGTTGATCCAGTTGGACGGCGGCACTGGGAATCACATTTAAGTTCAACACCTGCTGTACCAGGGGTTGCAAGGCCGGGGGCACGGCAGTTAAATCTATCGTTGCCCCAATCACCGGGGTCGGGCTGGGTTCTGGGATGATAACTTCCGGGGTTGGCGTTGGGGTGGGTGCATCCGTAATTTTGGGTGTGGGGCTGGTCACCGGCGTTGGGCTAGTGAGTTTTGGGTCAGGGGCGAGGGAACGCTCCAGCCCGCTCCCTTCACAACCGGCCAGGGCGATCAATATACCGAGTCCCAGGGTGCGTATTAGGGCAATTCTGATTGCATTCATGGCGGAACAATTACCAAGGATTAGAGGACAGGTTGATCATTTAATTTCCTTCAAAAAGTCAGCAATCGGAATGCCAGCATCTTGGAGGGCACCTTTCAATGTGTACCGATCCACAGGATCATGGAAGGGGAACACAATGACTCGTCCATCGGGATGTTTCATTTTGACATGGCTACCTTTGCGATGAATTTCTATAAAACCTAACCGGGACAAAGTTGCCAAAACCTGCCGACCGGTAAGCAAAGGTAATTTCATACCTGCAATTCGATCAACTCTTGATTGGCGACCAATTCCATGGCTTCTGGCTCTAAATATAAATCAATCGCTTCTCGGATATTGGCGAGCGCTTCTGCCTTGGTTTTGCCCTGAGACCAACAACTTTTGAGGGCAGGTACATGGGCAACAAAATAACCATCCTCACCGGGTTCCAGAATGATTTTGATATTCATGGTCACTCCAGATAAAAACTACTGGGACTTCACCACCTGGTTAATAAAATTCCGGGAACCTCGGTAATTGGTTAAATCCGCCAATTGCTCTAGGGTTTTGGTGCCGGGATAGAGTTTACCGTTGATTTCCCAGGTGGGATAGCGCTTGATCCCCGCTTGAATACAGAGTTGGGTTTGGCTATTCACGCCCTTGGGATCACACTCGATATAATTAATTTTTTTGCCCGCCTCTTTACCAAAAAGTTGCTTTTGCTGATGGCAATGGGGACACCAGTAGGCACCGTATTCCCGGGCGCCGACCTTGTTCAAATGCTCCGCCAAAGCCAGTTCTGCCGGCCCGGAACTCGTCGGCACCAGCGGGGGAGACTGCAACCCTTGCGCCTGTTGGCTGGCGATTGTCGGACTACCCGCCTGCAACGAGGCATCCACCCCGTTGTAGGCGGCCAAAATCCCCAACAGTGCCACCAGAACCACAACGAGGGCGGTGGTGAATAATTGCCCCACATCCCGCCACGCCCGCCCAAAGGTGGCCAAAAACCACAGGCACACACTCAAAATTGCCGAAGTAACACAATAAACGCACCAAACCCCAATTTTCACCGCCATTAGATATACAAAATAACCACTGGAAACCAGCATGGCCGTGGTCAGGGCAAACAACGCCCAAGCCCAGGGGAAATCCTGGTCTTTTTCCTGCCGGGGGGCGAAAAACACCGCCACCACCCCCACCGCCACATAAAACCCAAACCCCACGAACGAGAGGGGAATACCGAACAACTGGGCGTAATCACTCTTGAGTACCTGTTCACAGCCCGTGGTGGGGCAGACCACATTCCCGCCCAGCCAATGGGTGATGGTAATGTAGGCGGTTTCAATGGCACCAATCCCGGCGAGAATCCCCATCATGGGGCGGGAATGCCGTTGCCACCAGGGGGCACTACGACGACGGTTGAGTAATTTGCTCATAGGGGTGGGCGGTTGATTCGTTTGAGTGTATATGACCGAGGGCGGGGACTTCCGGTTCCAGGGCGCAGCGCACCGCTTGGACAAAGTGGCTGACCCGCTGGGGGTCAATGGGCTGGTCAATCTGACCTTTACGTTTCAGAGAACTGGCGACAATCACCCCATCGGCGGCTGTTAATAAGTGTGCCACATTCTCCAGATTGGCTCCACTGCCCACCAACACCGGTACATGACCCGCCGCCGCCCGTGCCAGTTCCAAGTCCTCCCGCGTGGGGGGATGCCCGGTCGCCCAGCCGGATAAAATCACCCCGTCCGCCAAGCCCCGTTGGATCGTCTCTTGTACCGCCGTGGTTAAATTCGGCGTGCCCAGGGGACGGCCATGTTTAACCAGCACATCGGCAAAAATCTGCACCGGGCTGTCCAACTCCCGCCGGTAGCGCAATAGGCGATGGGCGCACCCTTCGATCACGCCCTGATCCGTTGCCATCACCCCGGTTAGCACATTCACCCGGATAAACTGCGCCCCCACATTCGTCGCAATCGCCAAGGCACTCAGGGCATCATTACGCAGAACATTAATCCCCAGGGGCAAATCCACCAAAGCCTTCACCCGTTGGGCGACCAAACTCATGGCACTCACCACCGCCGGGTCAACCTGATGCTGGGTAAAAGGCGCATCAAAAAAATTCTCAATCAGAATCCCGTTCGCCCCCCCGGTCGCCAAGGCACTGGCCTCCTGCTCCGCCCGCTCCATCACCGCCGCCAGACTTCCCCCCCAGCGGGGCGCAGTGGGTAGGGGCAAAAGGTGAATCACCCCAATCACCGGATGGGCGGTGCCAAAAACCCGCAGTAAATCCATGCTTTTCGCCGCAGTTCCTCACCCCCAATTATACTCCTGGGGGCAGGGGAAATTCTTAATCTATTCTTTACCCACCCACCCCAGGGGAAAGGCTACATTTTGGAGTAGTAAAATTTAATTGCAATAAGGACGGTATCCCATGTCGGCGGAATCCCAGCGATTAGCGGATCGGGCGCAACCTTGGAAGCAATGGGGACCCTACCTGGGGGAACGGCAGTGGGGCACGGTGCGGGAGGACTACAGCGATACGGGCAACGCCTGGGATTATTTCAGCCACGACCAAGCCCGTTCCCGTACCTACCGCTGGGGCGAAGATGGCCTGGGGGGGATTTCCGATGACCAACAATTACTCTGTTTTGCCTTAGCCCTGTGGAATGGCCATGACCCGATTTTGAAGGAGCGGTTGTTTGGCCTCACCAACAGCGAGGGCAACCACGGGGAAGACGTGAAGGAGTATTACTTTTATCTGGACAGCACCCCGACCCATTCCTACATGAAATATCTGTATAAGTATCCCCAAAAGTCTTTTCCCTACGATGATTTGGTTAAGACCAACGGCCACCGTTCTGCCCATGAACCGGAGTACGAACTGTTGGATACGGGGGCATTTGATGAAAACCGTTATTTTGACGTGTTTGTGGAATACGCCAAGGCCAACTCCCGGGAAATTTGGATCAAAGTGCGGGCGGAAAACCGGGGCAATGAAACCACCCCCATTCACCTGATGCCCACGTTGTGGTTTCGCAATACCTGGAGTTGGCCGGATGCAAACGATAAACGCAAACCGGTCATCAAAGCCCTGGACAATCAAACCGTATTGGCAGAACATCCCCTCTTGGAATCCTATTATCTCACGGCGCAAAGTGGCGGGTATTGGTTATTCACAGAAAACGAAAGTAATCTGGAGCGGTTGTTCGATGCCCCCAACGTGCATCCGTTTGTGAAAGATGCGTTTCATCGTTATTTGATTGACGGGAAAACCAATGGGGTGAATCCCGCTCAGACGGGCACGAAAGCCTGTGTGCATTATTTGCTCGATGTCCCGGC encodes the following:
- the btpA gene encoding photosystem I biogenesis protein BtpA, with translation MDLLRVFGTAHPVIGVIHLLPLPTAPRWGGSLAAVMERAEQEASALATGGANGILIENFFDAPFTQHQVDPAVVSAMSLVAQRVKALVDLPLGINVLRNDALSALAIATNVGAQFIRVNVLTGVMATDQGVIEGCAHRLLRYRRELDSPVQIFADVLVKHGRPLGTPNLTTAVQETIQRGLADGVILSGWATGHPPTREDLELARAAAGHVPVLVGSGANLENVAHLLTAADGVIVASSLKRKGQIDQPIDPQRVSHFVQAVRCALEPEVPALGHIHSNESTAHPYEQITQPSS